One window from the genome of Osmerus eperlanus chromosome 1, fOsmEpe2.1, whole genome shotgun sequence encodes:
- the LOC134023934 gene encoding piggyBac transposable element-derived protein 4-like, whose amino-acid sequence MARDFSALQVLQQMFANIEQSKEEEEDGQEYDAVNHDDDGAVAANQAPQIDRDTFLSKNGQIEWRSIAYRRNPRLLSQRDSTERTPRGPTAYAVSHAHDIVSAFLLFVTPQIERVILDVTNREGYLKRGEEWKAMDATDLRAYIGLLILAGVYKSRGEAAASLWDAQSGRAIFRATMQLKLFYTYSTSIRFDDRGTRAARRATDKLAAIREVWDMWVERLPRLYDPGPEVTVDEQLLAFRGRCPFKQYMPSKPAKYGIKSWVACDAKSSYAWKMQVYTGKQMDGVPERNQGMRVVLDVTEGLKDRNVTCDNFFTSYELGRELMATRNMTVVGTVRKNRAELPSELLTTKTRRVLSSQFAFTPTTTLVSYLAKKNKKVLLMSTRHTDAEISDRNDGKPTIVLDYNLNKGGVDNLDKVITAYSCKRKTARWPLVIFSNIVDVSSYNAFVIWREINPNWMPRKRNKRRFFLEQLGRALVTPLIERRRCLPRTGAAAAVVKDLRMASCRDPPPQRRPGEDGAAAAAAAAAATAASSSAGPTSPVHASKYELEGKLVPSPTCHGCRSHPR is encoded by the exons ATGGCTCGGGATTTCAGTGCGCTGCAagttctacagcagatgtttgcCAACATCGAGCAAAGTA aagaggaagaggaagacgggCAAGAGTATGACGCAGTCAACCACGACGACGACGGTGCCGTCGCCGCCAACCAAGCCCCTCAAATCGACAGAGATACTTTCTTGTCGAAAAACGGCCAAATTGAATGGCGTTCGATTGCGTATCGGAGGAATCCGAGGCTGCTGTCGCAACGTGACAGTACGGAGAGGACCCCCAGAGGACCCACAGCTTACGCCGTTTCCCACGCTCACGACATCGTCTCCGCATTTTTACtctttgtcacgccacaaatcgaaagagtaatcttggacgtgacaaatcgggaaggttatctgaaacgcggagaggagtggaaagccATGGACGCCACTGACCTACGTGCCTACATAGGGCTGCTAATCCTGGCAGGGGTGTACAAGTCCCGAGGCGAAGCGGCCGCCAGTCTATGGGACGCGCAAAGCGGCAGAGCGATTTTCCGCGCTACCATGCAGCTGAAACTCTTCTACACCTATTCGACGTCGATACGATTTGACGACCGTGGGACACGAGCGGCGAGACGCGCGACGGACAAGTTGGCGGCGATAAGAGAGGTCTGGGATATGTGGGTAGAGAGATTACCACGCCTCTACGACCCAGGGCCCGAAGTGACCGTGGACGAACAACTGCTCGCGTTCAGAGGACGGTGTCCTTTCAAGCAGTACATGCCAAGCAAACCGGCGAAATACGGCATCAAGTCGTGGGTGGCGTGCGATGCAAAATCAAGCTACGCTTGGAAGATGCAAGTCTACACCGGGAAGCAGATGGACGGAGTCCCGGAGAGGAACCAGGGGATGCGCGTCGTGCTCGACGTGACAGAGGGCCTGAAGGATCGCAATGTGACGTGTGACAATTTCTTCACCTCTTACGAACTCGGACGAGAGCTCATGGCGACGAGAAACATGACCGTGGTTGGCACCGTGCGAAAGAACAGGGCCGAGCTGCCGTCCGAGCTGCTGACGACGAAGACGCGACGGGTGCTGTCGTCGCAGTTCGCCTTCACTCCAACCACCACTCTGGTTTCCTACCTCgcgaagaaaaataagaaagttttactcatgagcacacgccacacagacgCTGAAATCAGTGACAGAAACGACGGCAAACCGACCATCGTCCTGGATTATAATTTGAACAAAGGCGGAGTCGACAATCTGGATAAGGTCATCACGGCCTACAGCTGTAAAAGGAAGACGGCCCGCTGGCCCCTCGTCATCTTCAGCAACATCGTTGACGTCTCCTCCTACAACGCCtttgtgatatggagagagatcaACCCCAACTGGATGCCGCGTAAGCGCAACAAGAGAAGGTTTTTCCTCGAGCAACTCGGAAGGGCCCTCGTGACGCCGCTGATCGAAAGAAGACGATGTCTGCCCCGCACTGGAGCTGCTGCCGCGGTTGTGAAAGATCTACGGATGGCCAGCTGTCGCGATCCGCCTCCTCAACGGCGACCCGGAGAGGATGGCgcagcggcagcagcagcagcagcagctgccacCGCCGCCTCCTCATCGGCAGGACCGACGTCGCCGGTCCATGCca gtaagtatgagttggaagggaaacTGGTGCCCTCACCCACGTGCCATggctgccgcagtcacccgcggtaa
- the LOC134008632 gene encoding uncharacterized protein LOC134008632: MPGLDRVDSLAECLVELRNQSSLALTNQQVSNIVALWQNLLDYDQQRVTFAARHQSRLDTGRFRSPKKRQEFTPGVESMKRHALTTTAPLAQWPDCCRLIELIFVRLCAIHRSPKKKGTGAVSRWSLILDDYRKIRQRILANGTVMQQTTLQLVDVSHTTLVQWHNKRVKKQDNAVVMQGLNLPSRLSAAANPLPPANVRLPSALPHPGPALQYQLPCSTVGQARLKRKVPPTDVTPVAIKMHAQRQLFPAPPSAPRLLVLAPVTSQVPVLVAAPQALGGIFPAPPAPVRKLTRHVLHNTCKKCGQFRTAQTGHSQYKGTVYCPSVEAVPKEQWLEDMKQK, encoded by the exons ATGCCGGGCTTAGACAGAGTAGACAGCTTGGCTGAGTGTTTGGTGGAGCTGAGGAACCAGTCCTCTCTGGCCCTCACCAACCAGCAG GTAAGCAACATTGTTGCTCTGTGGCAGAACCTGCTGGACTACGACCAGCAGAGGGTTACCTTTGCTGCCAGACACCAGAGCAGGCTGGACACAGGGAGGTTCAGGTCTCCAAAGAAGAGGCAGGAGTTCACTCCAGGGGTGGAGAGCATGAAGAGGCACGCACTCACCACCACTGCCCCGCTTGCCCAATGGCCTGATTGCTGCCGCCTGATTGAACTGATCTTTGTCAGGCTCTGTGCCATCCATCGCTCTCCCAAGAAGAAGGGGACTGGTGCAGTGTCCAGATGGAGTTTAATCCTGGATGACTACAGGAAAATCAGGCAGCGCATTTTAGCAAATGGGACGGTCATGCAGCAGACcacactgcagctggtggatgtaagCCACACCACCCTTGTGCAGTGGCACAACAAGAGGGTGAAGAAGCAGGACAACGCTGTGGTTATGCAGGGGCTGAACTTGCCCAGTCGCTTGTCTGCGGCAGCCAACCCACTCCCTCCTGCTAATGTGCGCCTTCCATCTGCGCTCCCCCACCCAGGCCCGGCTCTCCAGTACCAACTGCCCTGCAGCACCGTGGGCCAGGCGCGGTTGAAAAGAAAGGTCCCGCCCACAGATGTAACACCGGTTGCTATAAAGATGCATGCCCAGCGTCAGCTcttccctgctccaccctcGGCCCCTCGTCTGTTGGTGCTGGCTCCGGTGACCTCACAGGTGCCTGTCCTCGTCGCTGCTCCACAGGCCCTGGGAGGTATCTTCCCTGCACCCCCTGCTCCGGTCCGAAAACTAACCCGCCATGTACTCCACAACACATGCAAGAAATGCGGGCAGTTCAGGACAGCCCAGACTGGACACAGTCAGTACAAAGGAACTGTGTACTGCCCCTCTGTAGAGGCTGTTCCCAAGGAGCAATGGTTGGaggacatgaaacaaaagtag
- the LOC134038842 gene encoding uncharacterized protein LOC134038842, which yields MQARGQTALFGGSMVCNCGFHAVKSPQAPQSVASDLSTGAAAQPSFLRSPLSVSMFTKSRFGGSQSASVKPNIVARKTPSPAPPPSSVRTSSPAPSPSSVRTPSPAHPPSSLRTPSTASVRTPSPAVSTSLEVATDGTGEIHLAATGATASVWLPGELSKSIPVQDQRWISNTLFHSGKLRPDLKLWYEPPVPALIYHQTPTPDRFFTHRLMVWMPYRLWRVRVFCPACGKQLTGAGIHRRARKVLDIDRYYLMVTETLRCSVCFLTTLSTSQTVRDQLDLPHQNLFRLILTCKYACDIRVIRMLRERTLGNSPTRLVKQLKENHGEEWLTRLAHYLGECADFVDRPSLFPVVCQEPPEPIEIPTSRWLLSVYGRDILSRMDHIKASITSTFGSILKMDSTKKITKKLSGHGKGTALWVTSLGNEVGQILTSVLTVQEGPGLDHMVSGVMERYRQAAVPPPVLLYVDCGCCKSEGPSKLQTRFGEWPDLHIRLDIWHFMRRMAIGCTTDAHPLYPTFMGSLSACIFEWDAGDLTLLRQAKRAQLRQEGVPSITDLVVDTKISKMELSLYCRRKTRGEETTISLIDRLLQELGGARGRDLMGVPLLDQVRMEHLWRVQKHHVKCIQDVPGVQLYTEVGSTTKGGVVLTRYRCARGSTSLESFHCHLNRFIPGTSANALNFQLYLLEGLNRWNQDRGTAAVTSKPSSLLTYSGGVAHCVNTNSLKVFGRAFVPTFTPPAKYTDMSS from the exons ATGCAGGCCCGTGGACAGACCGCCCTATTTGGAGGGTCCATGGTCTGTAATTGTGGATTCCATGCTGTTAAG TCACCTCAAGCACCACAGTCTGTGGCTTCAGACTTGTCCACTGGTGCTGCAGCCCAGCCTTCTTTCCTGCGGTCCCCTCTGAGTGTGTCAATG TTCACTAAATCACGCTTTGGTGGGTCACAGTCTGCCTCAGTGAAGCCCAATATTGTGGCGAGGAAGACCCCcagccccgctcctcctccatcctctgtgaggacctccagccctgctccttctccatcctctgTGAGGACCCCCAGTCCTGCTCATCCTCCATCCTCACTGAGGACCCCGTCTACCGCCTCTGTGAggacccccagccctgctgttaGCACCAGCCTGGAAGTAGCCACT GATGGGACAGGAGAAATCCATCTAGCTGCTACTGGGGCTACAGCTTCTGTCTGGTTGCCGGGTGAGCTGAGCAAGTCAATCCCTGTTCAAGATCAGAGGTGGATATCCAACACCCTCTTTCACTCTGGCAAACTGCGGCCAGATTTGAAGCTGTGGTATGAGCCCCCTGTTCCAGCACTGATTTATCACCAAACGCCAACACCCGACCGCTTCTTCACCCATCGGCTGATGGTGTGGATGCCCTACCGCCtttggagggtgagggtgttcTGCCCAGCTTGTGGGAAGCAGTTGACGGGTGCTGGCATTCACAGGAGAGCTCGGAAGGTCCTTGACATTGACAGATACTACCTAATGGTGACAGAGACACTCAGGtgctctgtgtgtttcctgACCACTCTGTCTACCAGTCAGACTGTCAGGGACCAGCTGGACCTGCCACACCAGAATTTGTTCCGGCTCATCCTGACCTGCAA GTATGCTTGTGACATTCGTGTCATTCGGATGCTTCGGGAAAGGACCCTTGGCAACAGTCCAACACGACTGGTGAAGCAGCTCAAGGAGAACCATGGGGAGGAATGGCTGACCCGGTTGGCACACTATCTCGGGGAGTGTGCTGACTTTGTGGATCGACCCAGTCTGTTCCCAGTGGTCTGCCAGGAGCCCCCTGAGCCCATCGAAATTCCCACCAGTCGCTGGCTGCTGTCTGTGTACGGCAGGGACATCCTCTCCCGCATGGACCACATCAAGGCCAGCATCACCTCCACGTTTGGCTCCATTTTAAAAATGGATTCAACCAAAAAG ATCACAAAGAAGCTGTCTGGCCATGGCAAGGGGACCGCTCTCTGGGTGACCTCCCTTGGGAACGAGGTTGGACAGATCCTGACCAGTGTCCTCACAGTGCAGGAGGGGCCGGGATTGGATCACATGGTGTCTGGTGTGATGGAGCGGTACCGCCAGGCAGCTGTTCCACCCCCAGTGCTGCTGTACGTGGACTGTGGCTGCTGCAAAAGCGAGGGGCCAAGCAAGCTGCAGACCAGGTTTGGAGAGTGGCCAGACCTCCACATACGGCTGGACATCTGGCACTTTATGAGGAGGATGGCTATCGGCTGCACCACCGATGCTCACCCACTCTACCCCACCTTTAtgggctctctgtctgcctgcatcttTGAGTGGGATGCAGGGGACCTCACTCTGTTGCGGCAGGCAAAGAGAGCGCAGCTCAGGCAGGAGGGTGTGCCATCCATAACGGATCTTGTGGTGGACACCAAGATCTCCAAGATGGAGCTGAGCCTCTACTGCCGCAGGAAGACACGCGGCGAAGAGACAACCATCAGCCTCATCGACCGGCTGCTGCAGGAACTGGGGGGTGCAAGAGGTAGAGACCTCATGGGGGTGCCACTGCTGGACCAGGTGCGCATGGAGCACCTCTGGCGTGTGCAGAAACACCACGTCAAGTGCATCCAGGACGTGCCAGGGGTGCAGCTGTACACTGAGGTTGGAAGCACCACCAAGGGGGGCGTCGTACTGACCAGGTACCGCTGTGCCAGGGGGTCCACATCCCTGGAGTCGTTTCATTGCCACCTAAACAGGTTCATTCCAG GAACCAGTGCAAATGCACTGAATTTCCAGCTGTACCTCCTGGAAGGCCTAAATAGGTGGAACCAGGATCGGGGGACTGCAGCAGTGACCAGCAAGCCATCGTCCCTCCTCACCTACTCCGGGGGTGTGGCCCACTGTGTAAACACCAACAGCCTGAAAGTGTTTGGCCGGGCATTTGTGCCAACCTTCACGCCACCTGCCAAATACACTGATATGTCAAGCTGA